Proteins from a genomic interval of Crassostrea angulata isolate pt1a10 chromosome 7, ASM2561291v2, whole genome shotgun sequence:
- the LOC128193046 gene encoding uncharacterized protein LOC128193046 — protein sequence MAKARYPSTRDLFLMCAVHGIVLGMFSDKVQGDGNLYRGLYASEVEVLRDREIPADLPEEEFRSVRSASTCLQKCLGVPKCLSFQWNLMEGRCKLYNNSFSSSDNSQIGNRYYTVIKDGCHQDGYLYNSRLSLCWRPFSQKMNYSEALQTCLRDRGRLLRVSSLPIWEYLKTELAEHSMSLFWVQGTTNGTHVVYDDGTVADFMSLGFEGGAEELDPGGRFIIARDQDFQWMNVWPGSKNGFLCQVASKTGPDTKGSEQEALYMY from the exons ATGGCTAAGGCCAGATACCCAAGCACCAGAGACCTGTTTTTGATGTGTGCTGTACATGGCATCGTATTAGGTATGTTTTCAGATAAGGTGCAAGGAGATGGTAACCTTTACAGAGGTTTGTATGCATCAGAGGTGGAGGTCCTGAGAGACAGAGAAATTCCTGCTGACCTTCCCGAGGAAGAATTCAGAAGTGTCCGTTCGGCATCCACCTGCTTGCAAAAGTGTTTGGGTGTTCCGAAATGTCTTTCGTTTCAATGGAACCTAATGGAGGGACGCTGCAAATTGTACAACAACAGTTTCTCTTCGTCGGATAACAGCCAGATAGGGAACAGATACTACACCGTTATCAAAG atggttGCCATCAGGACGGATACCTCTATAACAGTAGGCTGAGTCTCTGTTGGAGACCGTTTTCACAGAAAATGAACTATAGCGAGGCCTTACAGACCTGTCTGAGAGATCGAGGCAGACTTCTCAGGGTATCTTCACTTCCGATTTGGGAGTACCTTAAAACAGAGCTAG CCGAGCACTCGATGAGCTTGTTCTGGGTCCAAGGCACCACAAACGGAACCCACGTGGTTTATGACGATGGTACCGTGGCGGATTTCATGAGCCTCGGTTTCGAGGGAGGGGCCGAAGAGTTGGACCCGGGCGGTCGCTTTATCATCGCTAGAGATCAAGACTTCCAGTGGATGAACGTGTGGCCTGGTTCCAAAAACGGTTTTCTATGTCAAGTAGCCTCCAAAACCGGTCCCGACACCAAAGGAAGCGAACAGGAGGcgctgtacatgtactag
- the LOC128193047 gene encoding uncharacterized protein LOC128193047, protein MVVLSTKSMSWLPCFTVLGLCCLLHVVYGQNIKVEYYSRATLQCDNDKLNLSSSNQADVVSKTWILPNGNTVDNTSKSDMVERNVPRWTLSENFANFNLTLNRVDDDDFGMYTCIVVFKNDKIKVVRRGLNVDGADFSKLLETYRKNAITGGIAAACLFAVFAASCVIWHCRYSSRREKDQKKEGLETGDPAMKTFDNAAVEMEETNHL, encoded by the exons ATGGTGGTTTTGTCGACAAAATCT atgagCTGGCTACCCTGTTTTACTGTTCTCGGTCTATGTTGccttttacatgtagtttacggTCAGAACATTAAGGTGGAATATTACAGTCGTGCCACACTGCAATGTGATAACGACAAACTCAACTTGAGCAGCAGCAATCAAGCTGACGTGGTCAGCAAAACATGGATCCTCCCAAACGGAAACACAGTAGACAATACCTCAAAGTCGGACATGGTGGAGCGAAATGTGCCAAGATGGACTCTGTCCGAAAACTTTGCAAACTTTAATCTGACTTTAAACAGGGTAGATGACGACGATTTTGGAATGTACACGTGTATCGTGGTTTTTAagaatgataaaataaaagttgttcGGCGGGGTCTGAATGTAGACGGGGCCGACTTTAGCAAACTACTGGAGACCTACAGGAAGAATGCCATTACTGGAGGGATAGCGGCGGCGTGTCTATTCGCGGTTTTCGCCGCCTCGTGTGTCATATGGCATTGCCGCTACAGTTCGCGCCGCGAAAAGGACCAGAAAAAAGAGGGTCTAGAGACGGGGGACCCTGCAATGAAAACCTTTGACAATGCTGCAGTAGAGATGGAGGAAACGAATCACCTGTGA